Genomic DNA from Niabella ginsenosidivorans:
TTCCTAATGGCAATGTTTTATGCGCAGCAGTCCTTTTTCCCTGTCTGAATATAGCGCCACTTGCGGTTCTCCGCCCTTTGAAACTGTCAGCATAATAGGAGGCATTTCCGGAATCAGTTATTTTCCTGCTGCAGGAAAATAATAGTACCACGGGTAATAGCAAAAAGATCAGATAGCGGGTCATGGCTGCGTTTTCTTGTGGGTATAAGCAAGTTTCAGATAGATCATGGTAAGAGAAAGGCAAAGGATAACGGCATTGGTCAGGATGATCACCCAGTCGCTTTTCAGTGCACCATAAACGATCCACATAGCTTCATTTACGGCAGCAATAATAAACATCATCAGTGAAATGTCCTTAACGGATTTATCCTTTATCGTCTTTATTACCTGGGGTAAAAAAGTAAGTGTGGTAATGGCGCCGGCTACGGCGCCTAAAAGATCAACTCCGTTCATTGTGATTTCAGATTTTGGAATAATAAAATTATTTCTTCCTCTTTATTTTTTTCCTTTCATAATAAGGGCTCAGGTCAATGATCTCTACTTTTCTGAATTCTACCGGGTGCCCCTCACTCTGCAGGGATATATATCCTGACTTCAGCAATTCGCCGTCCTTTTTCACAGCAGCGTCAAAATCAGTAACATTGCTTCCGCCCAACTGTGGTTTTTCATATACCAGCACCGTGTCTCCGTTTACGATCTGTTTTATAACAGAATCGCCCAGCACCAGTACTTCCGCCCTTACCCAAACGTCATTCCGG
This window encodes:
- a CDS encoding septal ring lytic transglycosylase RlpA family protein; the encoded protein is MTRYLIFLLLPVVLLFSCSRKITDSGNASYYADSFKGRRTASGAIFRQGKRTAAHKTLPLGTKVTVTNLKNGRKVKVRINDRGPFVQGRIIDLSKKAARKIGMLNDGVVPVKITYKKK
- a CDS encoding SemiSWEET family sugar transporter; the protein is MNGVDLLGAVAGAITTLTFLPQVIKTIKDKSVKDISLMMFIIAAVNEAMWIVYGALKSDWVIILTNAVILCLSLTMIYLKLAYTHKKTQP